In one window of Zingiber officinale cultivar Zhangliang chromosome 11A, Zo_v1.1, whole genome shotgun sequence DNA:
- the LOC122032875 gene encoding oligopeptide transporter 5-like, whose amino-acid sequence MTMLTTDDPSQPCLTIRTWILGAVSCVLLSFVNQFFNYRTNQISVNSIFVQILALPVGRWMARVLPPTIIRIPLLDWSFSLNPGPFNMKEHVVTVIIANSGTGGIYAVHIITILKAFYHRGINVMAAILLTQTTQLLGFGWAGLFRKYLVDSPYMWWPGTLVVASLFRALNEEERRVKGGVTRLQFFLICMICSFSYYIVPNYFFPAISSISILCLIWKDSIPIHQIGSGMRGLGVGAIGFDWATTSMIGSPIAAPTYVFCNVLAGYVILVYILLPLCYWSNLYDARRFTFLSSQLFDCSGKPYDLSRVLDNKTFTLNVEEYENYSDIHVEPQLKTPIDEEIAAVGSTITELPESTSSTSFAINYGIGFATLTSTLCHVLLFDGQYMLKLWRQATSKANEKFLDVHGRMMKANYAAVPQWWFHLLLLLVTALSIYTVEGFGRALQLPYQGLLLAMAMAFFFTLPIGIIAATSNTMPGINIITEIVIGYIMPGNPLASVVFKTYGCTSMGQAINFLSDFKLGYYMKIPPRSMFIAQLAGSVIANASYFGTAWWLISDVPHICETNLLPKGSPWTCPSDTVFFSSSVIWGVVGPRRMFGPDSIYSGLNYFFLI is encoded by the exons GCCGTCAGCTGCGTCCTCCTCTCCTTCGTCAACCAGTTCTTCAATTATCGGACCAACCAGATCTCCGTCAACTCCATCTTCGTCCAGATCCTGGCGCTGCCCGTGGGCCGCTGGATGGCCCGCGTCCTCCCTCCGACTATCATCAGGATTCCCCTCCTCGACTGGTCCTTCTCCCTCAACCCCGGCCCCTTCAACATGAAGGAGCACGTCGTCACCGTCATCATTGCCAACTCCGGCACCGGCGGCATTTACGCCGTCCACATCATCACCATCCTCAAGGCCTTCTACCACCGCGGCATCAACGTCATGGCCGCCATCCTCCTCACACAAACCACTCAA TTGTTAGGATTTGGATGGGCTGGATTGTTCAGAAAATACTTGGTGGATTCCCCTTACATGTGGTGGCCTGGCACTTTAGTAGTAGCATCTTTGTTCAG agcactgaacgaGGAAGAACGGCGGGTAAAGGGCGGCGTGACGCGGCTCCAGTTCTTCCTCATTTGCATGATCTGCAGCTTCTCCTACTACATCGTCCCCAACTACTTCTTCCCGGCCATCAGCTCCATCTCGATCCTCTGCCTCATTTGGAAGGACTCCATCCCCATCCACCAGATCGGCTCCGGCATGCGCGGCCTCGGCGTCGGCGCCATCGGCTTCGACTGGGCCACCACCTCCATGATTGGCAGCCCCATAGCGGCCCCCACCTATGTGTTCTGCAACGTCCTCGCAGGCTACGTCATCCTGGTCTACATCCTCCTGCCCCTCTGCTACTGGTCCAACCTCTACGACGCCCGCCGCTTCACCTTCCTCTCCTCCCAACTCTTCGACTGCTCCGGAAAGCCCTACGACCTCAGCCGCGTCCTCGACAACAAGACCTTCACCCTCAACGTCGAGGAGTACGAGAACTACAGCGACATCcatgttg aaccgcaactGAAGACGCCGATCGATGAAGAGattgccgctgtcggaagcacgatcacggagttACCGGAAAGcacttcaag CACCTCCTTCGCCATCAACTACGGCATCGGCTTCGCCACCCTCACCTCCACCCTCTGCCACGTCCTCCTCTTCGACGGCCAGTACATGCTCAAGCTGTGGCGGCAGGCGACGTCCAAGGCCAACGAGAAGTTCCTCGACGTGCACGGCCGGATGATGAAGGCCAACTACGCCGCCGTGCCGCAGTGGTggttccacctcctcctcctcctcgtcacCGCGCTCTCCATCTACACCGTCGAGGGCTTTGGCCGCGCCCTGCAGCTGCCTTACCAGGGCCTCCTCCTGGCCATGGCCATGGCCTTCTTCTTCACCCTGCCCATCGGGATCATTGCCGCCACCTCCAATACg ATGCCTGGGATCAACATAATAACAGAGATAGTGATTGGCTACATAATGCCGGGGAATCCATTGGCGAGTGTGGTGTTCAAAACCTACGGTTGCACGAGTATGGGTCAAGCCATCAACTTTCTGTCCGATTTCAAGCTCGGTTACTACATGAAAATTCCTCCTAGATCCATGTTCATCGCACAG TTAGCGGGTTCGGTGATCGCCAACGCGAGCTACTTCGGCACAGCGTGGTGGTTGATCTCCGACGTCCCCCACATTTGTGAGACCAACTTGCTGCCGAAGGGCTCCCCGTGGACGTGCCCTAGCGACACTGTGTTCTTCAGCTCCTCTGTTATATGGGGCGTGGTTGGGCCTCGTCGGATGTTCGGCCCCGACTCCATCTACTCCGGCCTTAACTACTTCTTCT TGATAtag